A region from the Triticum aestivum cultivar Chinese Spring chromosome 3D, IWGSC CS RefSeq v2.1, whole genome shotgun sequence genome encodes:
- the LOC123078817 gene encoding B3 domain-containing protein LFL1 isoform X2, with amino-acid sequence MRKKRQERPPRASHPAPATLRPRGWPRPRALGIAPSGAGSPPAPISELARHLAPRPRLRLSARPPIPPINAPRAAPTLAAESSALTSSSSSSRPAGMAAISSSSSSKRRSPSASTASSSSGDGIGEYRPQLVTRKRRSGGRGPRGGVRWMPAIRPHQVAGLRVILQKELRNSDISQLGRIVLPKKESEAYLPILTSKDGRSLRMHDLLNAQLWTFKYRYWPNNKSRMYVLENTGDYVRTHNLRVGDFIMIYKDDDKNRFVIRAKKAGDDLVASLPQFHEHISSILPIPEVDDYVSLIPPPADISAFVPQADENYEMFDGIFNSLPEIPVANVRYSDFFDPFSDCMDMSNPGLNANNSANLASHFHDERTGLSLFPNPKSGPLM; translated from the exons ATGCGGAAAAAACGCCAGGAGCGGCCTCCCCGCGCCTCCCACCCGGCGCCTGCCACCTTGCGCCCGCGCGGTTGGCCGCGCCCGCGCGCCCTCGGCATCGCCCCGTCGGGCGCTGGCTCCCCACCTGCGCCCATTTCAGAGCTCGCCCGCCACTTGGCACCGCGCCCCCGTCTCCGACTCTCCGCCCGCCCACCCATCCCGCCCATAAATGCGCCCCGCGCtgccccaaccctagccgccgaaTCCTCCGccttgacctcctcctcctcctcctcccggcccGCCGGCATGGCcgccatcagcagcagcagcagcagcaagcgcCGCTCCCCCTCCgcgtccaccgcctcctcctcctccggcgacggaATCGGCGAGTACCGGCCGCAGCTGGTCACCCGGAAGCGGAGGTCCGGCGGGCGCGGGCCCCGCGGCGGCGTCCGGTGGATGCCGGCGATCCGACCA CATCAAGTGGCTGGGTTGCGAGTTATTCTGCAGAAGGAGCTCCGTAATAGTGACATAAGCCAGCTTGGGAGAATTGTTCTCCCGAAG AAAGAGTCGGAGGCTTACCTCCCAATTCTGACATCAAAGGATGGTAGAAGTCTACGTATGCATGATTTGCTAAATGCACAACTGTGGACATTCAAGTACAG ATACTGGCCAAACAACAAGAGCAGGATGTATGTACTTGAGAATACTG GGGATTATGTCCGAACCCATAACCTTCGAGTGGGAGACTTCATCATGATATACAAAGACGATGACAAAAACCGATTT GTCATCCGAGCAAAGAAGGCGGGAGATGATCTAGTTGCTTCTTTGCCACAATTCCACGAGCATATCTCTTCCATTCTGCCAATTCCAGAAGTTGATGACTATGTGTCTCTAATCCCACCACCAGCTGACATCTCTGCCTTTGTGCCACAAGCTGATGAGAATTACGAGATGTTTGATGGGATTTTCAACTCTCTGCCAGAGATACCGGTAGCCAATGTGAGGTACTCAGATTTCTTCGACCCATTCAGTGATTGTATGGACATGTCGAATCCCGGCCTGAACGCCAACAACTCAGCTAACCTGGCAAGTCATTTCCATGATGAGAGGACTGGGCTTTCTTTGTTTCCCAACCCAAAGTCTGGGCCTCTGATGTGA
- the LOC123078817 gene encoding B3 domain-containing protein LFL1 isoform X1 codes for MRKKRQERPPRASHPAPATLRPRGWPRPRALGIAPSGAGSPPAPISELARHLAPRPRLRLSARPPIPPINAPRAAPTLAAESSALTSSSSSSRPAGMAAISSSSSSKRRSPSASTASSSSGDGIGEYRPQLVTRKRRSGGRGPRGGVRWMPAIRPVNELDLNRVSLDPNHQVAGLRVILQKELRNSDISQLGRIVLPKKESEAYLPILTSKDGRSLRMHDLLNAQLWTFKYRYWPNNKSRMYVLENTGDYVRTHNLRVGDFIMIYKDDDKNRFVIRAKKAGDDLVASLPQFHEHISSILPIPEVDDYVSLIPPPADISAFVPQADENYEMFDGIFNSLPEIPVANVRYSDFFDPFSDCMDMSNPGLNANNSANLASHFHDERTGLSLFPNPKSGPLM; via the exons ATGCGGAAAAAACGCCAGGAGCGGCCTCCCCGCGCCTCCCACCCGGCGCCTGCCACCTTGCGCCCGCGCGGTTGGCCGCGCCCGCGCGCCCTCGGCATCGCCCCGTCGGGCGCTGGCTCCCCACCTGCGCCCATTTCAGAGCTCGCCCGCCACTTGGCACCGCGCCCCCGTCTCCGACTCTCCGCCCGCCCACCCATCCCGCCCATAAATGCGCCCCGCGCtgccccaaccctagccgccgaaTCCTCCGccttgacctcctcctcctcctcctcccggcccGCCGGCATGGCcgccatcagcagcagcagcagcagcaagcgcCGCTCCCCCTCCgcgtccaccgcctcctcctcctccggcgacggaATCGGCGAGTACCGGCCGCAGCTGGTCACCCGGAAGCGGAGGTCCGGCGGGCGCGGGCCCCGCGGCGGCGTCCGGTGGATGCCGGCGATCCGACCA GTAAATGAGCTGGATTTAAATAGAGTTTCTCTAGATCCAAAT CATCAAGTGGCTGGGTTGCGAGTTATTCTGCAGAAGGAGCTCCGTAATAGTGACATAAGCCAGCTTGGGAGAATTGTTCTCCCGAAG AAAGAGTCGGAGGCTTACCTCCCAATTCTGACATCAAAGGATGGTAGAAGTCTACGTATGCATGATTTGCTAAATGCACAACTGTGGACATTCAAGTACAG ATACTGGCCAAACAACAAGAGCAGGATGTATGTACTTGAGAATACTG GGGATTATGTCCGAACCCATAACCTTCGAGTGGGAGACTTCATCATGATATACAAAGACGATGACAAAAACCGATTT GTCATCCGAGCAAAGAAGGCGGGAGATGATCTAGTTGCTTCTTTGCCACAATTCCACGAGCATATCTCTTCCATTCTGCCAATTCCAGAAGTTGATGACTATGTGTCTCTAATCCCACCACCAGCTGACATCTCTGCCTTTGTGCCACAAGCTGATGAGAATTACGAGATGTTTGATGGGATTTTCAACTCTCTGCCAGAGATACCGGTAGCCAATGTGAGGTACTCAGATTTCTTCGACCCATTCAGTGATTGTATGGACATGTCGAATCCCGGCCTGAACGCCAACAACTCAGCTAACCTGGCAAGTCATTTCCATGATGAGAGGACTGGGCTTTCTTTGTTTCCCAACCCAAAGTCTGGGCCTCTGATGTGA